The genomic window CTTGTGTCGGGAACcatattcttttcttcttcttctatgttGTACACTTATTTGATTTGGAGAATGTAGTGTCTCCATTGTTCAGACAATTCTGCTGGGAATTCTAAAAATCCTCGCTATTTGTAAGTTTCTCAATAATTTCTTGGATTGGCATTGTGTTGTCTGTCTGCCGTGTAGTGAAAAAGAAATTATCTGCAGACCAAGCCATAAGAAGTGATCACTCCATCAATCCAACCATCTAAAAAGAGGAGATTATATTCATTTAAATCCCCATTGTTAAATATCCTCAACTCTATTTTACATCAGTAGAATAGAATTACATCCCTCTGAAACAATGTTAGTAATCTCTTGTGTAGTTCACCTTTTCGGCCCACTTTTGGGGTTTAATGTAATAAAACGTATAAATTAATATGGATCCTAACCAATGTAACATTCTTCCCGGCCACTAATTAAATGATTGAGATGCCAGTAATCCAAGCTCATACAACAAGCCTGGAAAGAATAGAGGAGCCAACCTACAAAAAATGGGTAGCTGAAGCAAGGTATTGCCATCGGATTTCACCCTGACAATGCTTTCCTAAACTGCAGAAGCCAAACAGCAATCTGCATACCCATCAGACGAGCTTCCAGTAAAATCTCTTCCAACCATATGCTCAACCCCAATAAGAATGACCTTCTCTGCATCTTTTTTGTCTCCAACACTGCCTCAGATGAAACCCGTCCTATGATCAAGAATGTCTCAAGTGAAGATCCCTGCAACTGTCAAGAAGAATACTGGTGTCAGTAGAAAAAAAGTAATTAAGCTAATGCATGCAAATACATTATATGCAGCAGATATCCTTGACACAAATCCCCACACTAAAAGGGAGCCACCTTGGAAATCAAAGATCTCTCTGttagacatcaaacatgtcataattTTTAACCAGTGTACTAGCTTGTTCTTTTTCTGTTTATGGAACTCTTCTTTTCTAAATGAAAGGGTGATTGGTAAAAAAACTATGTATGTGACTATGATCTCCAGAAGATTGAcctagcccaacagatccatcaaTTCAATGAACATTTGGCCTGAGAGAAACCAACATTCAGAGGCTAAGGAAGCCAAACTAGGGAAGTGTCCAAAAAACTTCTACTTAGTTAAGGTGCAGTATCAATTTAACACCATCACGGAGAAGAGTCTAAAAAACTTCTGCATGTTTAAAAACAGCAACCACTTGAAGATGCAAAAGATGCATCATAATTGTAGACGAAATAAAAGAAAAGCTGGAACCCAAACATAGTACTCTGATCAGCAAAGTTGTAACAACTAACTGCTTTTATATAATAACACCCACTGCAAAGAGTTAGGGCCCGTACCAGTGACCTATTGACTGATCGCAAGCAATCGTTTGTCTTCAGCATTAGCAGAATTACACGCGGAAGTCTCCCCAAAAGGTCGGTGATCTGCGGGAAGTACTCAGAAGCATACATCTGGCGAAGAGAGAGATTCAAAATCAGGACGTTTCAACTACCTATAAAGGGTGTAACTTTAAGTAAGGAAATCCATGGTTTCAAAAACTTGATATTGATGAACTTAAAGTTAAGGAAATCCATGGTTTCAAAAACTTGATATTGATGAACTTCTGATAAGTATAGAAAGTCCAGAACGATGCAACTTTGTCATACGTGAATTACATGGTGAGTAGATCATCCACACTGGCTAAATTCCAAAGATTTTGTTACAATAAGATAGTTTAgcagaaaagaagaaataaatctgaAGAAGAACCTGGAGTTCTGAGACATCACTATCAGTGCCTTTTACCACCAAATGATCTGTAGCTGGGTCAATGACCTTATTCCACGGTCTCATTGTTAGAATCCCAGCAAACAATGCATACAGATCATCTCCTGCACCCAGTTTTACGCTATATTCTTTTATTGCCCtagcatcagaaaataccaatGCCTACAAAACCGATAAAGTTTCAGTAAGAGACTGCTTAATAGAAGTGAAGTCGTTGCAGTGCAAACACAGAAAGCACGGAAGTAGTTACTTTTTGGGCCAAGAGCTGACATTTACCTTCCACAATGCAGCATAATTGGTTCTAGTGGCAACATCAAGCTCCTTGTATAAGCCATGGTCAAGCAATACTAGTTGTGGTTTTTTTCTACCTATACATGAGCCAATAAATGATCAGGCAcacaattaaaaaaagaaaaaaagacctgAGATGCTCTTAGAGACAAATGACATTAATGAACATTGAACAACAGTCTTACCTAGAATACTCCTCTTGTTAGACGGCATAGGCCGAATAAGCAGGTTCGCAGCATGTGGATCACAATGAACAAACCCATGTCTGTAAATCATTTCTGCAAAAGTTTTGCTAACCTGTACAAGTTAGGATACACAATTAAACAGCAGAATCATCACGATGCTAAGAATAATTACTCGTCGACCAAAAAAGGAGTGATCAATACTTCTTTTGTCGGTCCCTTAACCAGGAATGCCTGTAAGGATGTCAACAGTCACCACATCCAAGATGTGTACAGCCTACCAGTCTCATTGGTATGgcactatgttgtaaaaggcgctggGTGAGGCGCCAAGCCCAGCGCCTCGCCTCGCCTAGGGATTAAGTGCTCCAAAGGCGCCCAGAAAATAAATACATTTGGTCATGGTTTGGCGCCTGGGAGCCTTTTTCTGCCAGGCGCTGGTCCTACGCTTAgtgcgccttttacaacataggtaTGGCATACTACACAAGAAGCATTGGCAGTGGAAAACGAAATTGATACATAAGGGTAGCACATTCAAGTCAGACTACCTTGGGTGTTGGTCCAGAAAAGAGGTTGATAACTTACTAATTTTGCTACATCACTTGGTTCAATTCCACGCCTTTTAATCTCCTTCACATCACTTACTTGAGCGCCATCAATAAACTCCATGGTCAATAGCTTTGACGTAGTTAAATTCCAGTAAACCTTTGGAGCATATACATAATCTCTCAGATGAGGAGATAACCTCCTGAAGTTATCCAAACACTTCTCACTGTTCTTGGCCTCCACCACGAAATCAAGTTCCTGATAgacaaaaacctaaaatttaaAATCATGTTGTAAGAAGATACACAATAATGGAACCAAAATAGATGGAAGAATTTCTGTATTCAATAAGGTGAGTGACCTATTTTGAGATATTTGCTggcttcatttttattttatagtTATGCCCCCATTTTGCCAATAAGACTGCACACAATATCATGTATATTTTTCTAATTTGTATTATTGTTCAAGGACAATTGGAGTTTAATTTTCAAATGAATGTTTACGAAAGAGATGAGATCGAACGTCGATGTTCTATTCACAACTAAAATTCCAAATTTGCATCAGCTTCCCATTTTCTATAAAGAAGTTTTGATTGTCCTGTACTACTGCAAAGAAAGTACTAAGTGAACCTACATGCAAGAACTAATTGTATTATTGTGTTTAAAAGCATAAAAGCACACTTGCCTTCGGCAAACTTTCACGCATTTCATCAACCAACCATCTACAtttgcaaaaagaaaagaaatcatgATTAGCTAATCCAGAGAGACAATACATTCACATGCTGACATGCATGTACACCGATAGGCATGCAGCTGATT from Papaver somniferum cultivar HN1 unplaced genomic scaffold, ASM357369v1 unplaced-scaffold_19, whole genome shotgun sequence includes these protein-coding regions:
- the LOC113338785 gene encoding putative ABC1 protein At2g40090, with protein sequence MVLGFLLRTTAKAGALATTVGGGIAAAKIATSDDPETTFKIYTAVPLRLVRDSFTVATIAFDYEYSLLGLPEKSAEREKIKHEVHTRSARRLEELCFRNGGIYIKIGQHISQLDYVVPPEYVQTMRKSMLNRCPVSSYDEVCKLFKKELGAMPEDIFEEFNPVPLASASLAQVHDARTRDGQRVAVKVQHSHMTDTASADYATVELILNTVHWLFPSFDYRWLVDEMRESLPKELDFVVEAKNSEKCLDNFRRLSPHLRDYVYAPKVYWNLTTSKLLTMEFIDGAQVSDVKEIKRRGIEPSDVAKLVSKTFAEMIYRHGFVHCDPHAANLLIRPMPSNKRSILGRKKPQLVLLDHGLYKELDVATRTNYAALWKALVFSDARAIKEYSVKLGAGDDLYALFAGILTMRPWNKVIDPATDHLVVKGTDSDVSELQMYASEYFPQITDLLGRLPRVILLMLKTNDCLRSVNRSLLQGSSLETFLIIGRVSSEAVLETKKMQRRSFLLGLSIWLEEILLEARLMGMQIAVWLLQFRKALSG